The sequence TTCCCTCTCTATCTCAAAGAAATGGAATTTAGATATAATTATAGAAAAGATAATATTTTTGAAATTTTAGTAAAATATCTTTGTGATTTAGAGCCAAATCGCTTATAATTGTCTTATGTAATAGTGAACTTAAAAGGAGGAAAACCATGGCTAAAGGTCAAAAGACAAAAAAAGAGGTAAAAAGGAAATCTGAAAAAACATTGAAAGAGAAAAGGCTTGAAAAAAAAGAAAAAAAAGAAAATAAGTAATTTTGTCTAACCCTTTGCGGCAATGATCATAAAATACATTGACATTTTCTAACAAAATTTGGTAGAGTTGCCTTAAGTGAAACGCCGGGGTGGTGGAATTGGTAGACACGCATGTTTGAGGGGCATGTGGGAGTAATCCTGTACGGGTTCAAATCCCGTCTCCGGCACCATTTTTAGGTATTGAACTTGGAAAAAGATTTAATTAAGGAATTATTAAAGTCGGATAGTAAGTCAGATAGTAATAAAAAGATATTAGATTCCTTTGAGAAGGTCGATAGTTTTAGAACTATCTTTACCTTAGTTAATATGTTAGAAGACAAAGAAGTAGGGATAAAAGCAGCCTTAATCTTAGGCAAAGTAAAGTCAGAAAAAGTATTTTTTCCTTTAATGGATGTTTTTACTAAAGGAAGGCCTGCTGCTCGTAAAAACGCAGCTTGGGTTTTAGGAGAACTTGGCGACAAAAGAGCAGTTCCAGCTTTAGTCGAGGTTTTAAAAAACAAGTATCTAGATATAAATTTACTCCAAAATGTAGCTCAGGCTTTAGGAAAGATAAAATCAGAAGTTTCAATAGTTCCTTTAATTAAAGTTTTAAAAAATAAAGAGATTAGATGGAGCGTGGCTCAAGCCTTAGGTGAATTTAAGTCTAAAGTAGTCTTAAGAGCATTAATAGCACATCTTGATTATCAAGATACGGGGATTCGGATAGGAGTAGTTTGGGCTTTAAGTGCTTTGAAGTCAGAAGAAGCTATTATATCTTTGGTAAAAGCTTTAGACGATCCTAATGAAGAGGTAGTTAAAGGAGCCAGTTGGGCTTTAAGGCAATTTTCTTCAGAAAGAGCTTTGAATAACTTA comes from bacterium and encodes:
- a CDS encoding HEAT repeat domain-containing protein, with the translated sequence MEKDLIKELLKSDSKSDSNKKILDSFEKVDSFRTIFTLVNMLEDKEVGIKAALILGKVKSEKVFFPLMDVFTKGRPAARKNAAWVLGELGDKRAVPALVEVLKNKYLDINLLQNVAQALGKIKSEVSIVPLIKVLKNKEIRWSVAQALGEFKSKVVLRALIAHLDYQDTGIRIGVVWALSALKSEEAIISLVKALDDPNEEVVKGASWALRQFSSERALNNLVEEFVKATPKVRENLIHIFSKFGSGNTIQRLQELSSNVSEEIRSDLKEAIRAIKER